The Acanthopagrus latus isolate v.2019 chromosome 13, fAcaLat1.1, whole genome shotgun sequence genome contains a region encoding:
- the LOC119031477 gene encoding DELTA-sagatoxin-Srs1a-like, whose protein sequence is MTLDSIEDKLSSAMGTGSSMPPGHRQCTIEITNKSSHYTLRDVSVYIFSGFCASSLPLQIEPSSSGKALFSKTGGTACGAVGVFTYDLYSKSTGQTAGSMAVMFSVPFDYNLYSNWYAVGVFEQSRACNYDLYVQMYYGEGDMFIRKKAGEDIDFKSGPFAIPASMTDTCQPILSLKVEDS, encoded by the exons ATG ACCCTTGATTCGATTGAGGACAAACTTTCCAGTGCTATGGGTACAGGAAGCTCAATGCCTCCAGGGCACCGTCAGTGCACCATTGAGATCACAAATAAAAGCTCTCACTACACCCTCCGTGATGTCAG TGTTTACATCTTCAGTGGGTTCTGTGCCTCATCTTTGCCACTTCAGATTGAGCCATCTTCATCTGGGAAGGCTCTGTTCTCCAAGACTGGCGGCACTGCTTGTGGAGCTGTCGGTGTCTTCACCTATGATCTCTACAGCAAATCTACAGGACAGACTGCTGGAAGTATGGCTGTCATGTTCTCTGTGCCCTTTGATTACAACCTATACTCCAACTGGTACGCAGTGGGAGTCTTTGAACAGAGCAGAGCATGTAATTATGATCTTTATGTGCAGATGTACTACGGCGAAGGCGACATGTTTATAAGAAAAAAGGCAGGCGAAGATATTGATTTCAAGAGCGGTCCATTTGCCATCCCGGCATCGATGACAGACACCTGTCAACCTATTCTGAGCTTAAAAGTGGAAGACAGCTGA